Part of the Gracilimonas sp. genome is shown below.
TCCAATATGCCCTATTATGCTGGGCTTTTCCTGATGGTTTTTGGAGGTATTTTTTGTGTTGTCTTCTTTTCCATTTTCAACTTCTCGGTATGGAATATCCTGTACTCTCTAGGAACCTTTATGCTGATTGCCTTTTCTTTCCGAAGAATGCTAAAGTCTAAGGGAATCGACTCGCTGGATGAACTGAAGGAAGTAGTAAAGAATGCAAATAAAGACACCCAGGATGCTGCAAAGAATATCATCCGAGAACCTGCAAAAATTCAGGAAGTACAAACTAAACAAGCTAAGGCTACCAAAATCGTAGGACCGGTATTTACCTTTGTTGGTTTGGGAGTGCTGGCATTGGGAGTTTATTTAGGAGTAGAACGCTATCATTTTTTACAGGAAGCAATACCTGCGTCGGGCACCGTAATTGATTTTCATGAAAGCCGAAGTGATGACGGCTATACGTATTATCCCATTGTGGAGTATTCCCCGAACGGTTCATTTGATGCCATCACTTTCCGGCACGATACCGGCAGCAATCCACCGTCGTACAGCAGGGGTGAAGTGGTAGAAGTGCTTCATGCTCCGGACAACCCAAACAATGCCATTATTGATAAAGGTATTTTCAATTGGGCCATTTCCATTTTTGTAGGACTGTTTGGGATTTTATTTGCCTCTGCAGGGGTTGCTGCATCGGTTTCAGCTTTCCGAAAGCAGAGAAAACAAATTAATTTGTAAGGAATGGCTTTGAGATCGCTCTTACTGAATACATAGTAGCTTTTTCAGAGCCGTTCTTTCTTGCCAAAGGCGGCTCTTTTTTGTGTGAAATGAATCTGCGTAAAACCATCAGAATGCGTACCATGTAACGTATGCGAAACACTCACACTGAACTGCTTAATTTTCGGAATCACCTGGAAACCAAGGTGGATTGGGCGCCTCATCTCAATGTTATCACCGGCCCAAATGGATCAGGCAAAACCAGCCTGATTGACGCCATTCATTACCTGTGTATGTCGCGAAGTTTTGTTTCCAATACCGATATATATGTGGTTAATCAGGACGAAAGTTACTTTATGATTAAAGGCCACTTTGAAGGACAAATACGATCGGAATTTGATGTTTCCTGCTCCTATTCCCGCGGAGATGGGAAAAAGATTTTCGTGAATGACTCCCCGCTCGAGCGCCTGTCAGATTTAATTGGTATGGTCCCGGTTGTTACTCTGACTCCCGATGACAAAAAGTTGACGCTGGAAGGGCCTACAGAACGGCGTAGCTTTATTGATGCCTTCATTAGTCAAATTTCGCCTGCCTATCTTCGTGACCTGATTGAATACCGGCGGGTTCGGAAACAACGCAATTCGTTGCTGCAGGAATACCGCGGTCCGGTTTCGGTACTGGAGGCTTACCTGGAGCCATGGAATGTTCAGCTGGTGGAAGCAGGAGCCCGTATTGTTGCCAAACGCTATGAAGTGCTTGAAAATCTGAAGGCTTACCTGGAGAAAGACTATGCGATGATATCCGGTATGGACCTTACTACGAACCTTGAATATCAGACATTTTGTTCGCCGTCAGAAGATGTGGAAGCCATCGAGAAAGAATATTATGAGCAGTTGGAATCGGCTCAACCCAAAGAAATTGAACGGGAGATCACCACCATTGGCCCGCATCGCGATGAAATTGTTTTTTACCTGGATGATTTTGAGCTTCGCCGGTACGGGTCGCAGGGGCAGCACCGGCTTTTTGCACTTTCGCTGAAGCTGGCCCAGCTTCACTATTATTCTGATGAACTGGACGACTTGCCCATCCTGATGCTGGACGATGTATTCGGCGACCTCGATCCCCGTAAAACAGAAATTTTACTCGATGCCCTTCAACAACATAAAGGTCAAATATTCATAACTTCCGCCAATCCGGTTCCTTTCGAAGATTATGTTACCTTTGATGGAACAAACAACCGGTTGTATAAAGTAGAAGCCGGTGAAATAAACGAGGTGATTAGATAGATGAGATTTGATACGCCAAAATCATTAGGGTCCGTTCTTGAAGAGTTTCTGGAAAAAT
Proteins encoded:
- a CDS encoding DUF3592 domain-containing protein — protein: MEILFFIIGSFVFGLGVYLIYDHISYVRISAETRGKIIGFKTSSGSKGSTIYNPVVQSYFGEFTGRYGSSNPSYQIGQEVDVIYVAGKTPRLKSNMPYYAGLFLMVFGGIFCVVFFSIFNFSVWNILYSLGTFMLIAFSFRRMLKSKGIDSLDELKEVVKNANKDTQDAAKNIIREPAKIQEVQTKQAKATKIVGPVFTFVGLGVLALGVYLGVERYHFLQEAIPASGTVIDFHESRSDDGYTYYPIVEYSPNGSFDAITFRHDTGSNPPSYSRGEVVEVLHAPDNPNNAIIDKGIFNWAISIFVGLFGILFASAGVAASVSAFRKQRKQINL
- a CDS encoding DNA replication/repair protein RecF — translated: MRNTHTELLNFRNHLETKVDWAPHLNVITGPNGSGKTSLIDAIHYLCMSRSFVSNTDIYVVNQDESYFMIKGHFEGQIRSEFDVSCSYSRGDGKKIFVNDSPLERLSDLIGMVPVVTLTPDDKKLTLEGPTERRSFIDAFISQISPAYLRDLIEYRRVRKQRNSLLQEYRGPVSVLEAYLEPWNVQLVEAGARIVAKRYEVLENLKAYLEKDYAMISGMDLTTNLEYQTFCSPSEDVEAIEKEYYEQLESAQPKEIEREITTIGPHRDEIVFYLDDFELRRYGSQGQHRLFALSLKLAQLHYYSDELDDLPILMLDDVFGDLDPRKTEILLDALQQHKGQIFITSANPVPFEDYVTFDGTNNRLYKVEAGEINEVIR